The following are encoded in a window of Pieris napi chromosome 23, ilPieNapi1.2, whole genome shotgun sequence genomic DNA:
- the LOC125061414 gene encoding uncharacterized protein LOC125061414, which translates to MSHQLELLTENPLQWTTVSLITPEIQKKEIKPFVLLALKELEGNPDSRMRNLMNADKFSAVRSVVRHVSRLRSAHREPWVEEDVQLFLESLKFNTECVSELTTLLCTDKIYTNLQRHLRIKPGIESLQWKIDVSMSQNNIRHENPTPERRKEILYRDTLVILTLCLTDGKKYIYRLTLSKFHELRYLIASALKSMIVLEKRKCMRRD; encoded by the exons ATGTCTCACCAACTAGAATTACTGACCGAAAATCCTTTACAATGGACGACGGTATCATTAATTACGCCAGAAATACAGAAAAAGGAAATCAAACCTTTTGTTTTGT TGGCTCTAAAAGAGTTGGAGGGGAATCCAGATAGCAGAATGAGGAATCTTATGAATGCTGATAAATTTTCAGCAGTGAGATCAGTCGTACGGCATGTATCCAGACTAAGATCTGCTCACAGAGAGCCTTGGGTTGAAGAAGATGTACAGCTGTTTTTAGAAAGCCTAAA aTTCAACACAGAGTGTGTTAGTGAATTAACAACTTTATTATGtacagataaaatatatacaaatttacaaaGACATTTGAGGATCAAACCAGGTATTGAAAGTTTGCAGTGGAAGATTGATGTATCAATGag cCAAAACAACATTCGACACGAAAATCCAACTCCTGAAAGAAGAAAAGAGATCCTCTATAGAGATACCCTAGTTATACTAACATTATGTCTAACAGATGgcaagaaatatatttaccgATTAACATTAAGTAAGTTTCACGAACTGAGATATTTGATTGCAAGTGCATTGAAGAGTATGATAGTTTTAGAGAAACGTAAATGTATGAGGAGAGActga
- the LOC125061484 gene encoding cleavage and polyadenylation specificity factor subunit 5 yields MAAVQAKPQWPVRPGIQHQNSQNAASLTLNRSINLYPLTNYTFGTKEPLFEKDASVPARFQRMREEFTKIGMRRSVEGVLLVHEHGLPHVLLLQLGTAFFKLPGGELNPGEDEIEGLKRLLTETLGRQDGVKQDWLIEDTIGNWWRPNFEPPQYPYVPPHITKPKEHKRLFLVQLQDRALFAVPKNYKLVAAPLFELYDNAQGYGPIISSLSQSLCRFNFVYM; encoded by the exons atggcAGCGGTTCAAGCCAAGCCCCAATGGCCGGTTCGTCCGGGAATTCAGCATCAAAATAGCCAGAATGCCGCAAGTTTAACATTAAACAGATCGATAAACTTATATCCGCTAACAAATTACACATTCGGTACGAAAGAACCGCTGTTTGAAAAAGATGCATCAGTACCTGCTAGGTTCCAGAGAATGCGTGAAGAATTTACTAAAATCGGCATGAGAAG GTCTGTGGAAGGAGTACTATTAGTACATGAACATGGTTTACCTCATGTATTGTTACTGCAACTTGGGACTGCTTTCTTTAAGCTACCGGGTGGTGAACTTAATCCTGGAGAA gATGAAATTGAGGGGCTAAAGAGATTGCTTACCGAGACTCTTGGGAGACAAGATGGTGTTAAACAGGATTGGCTTATTGAAGACACAATTG GAAATTGGTGGCGTCCAAACTTTGAACCACCACAGTATCCCTACGTCCCACCCCACATAACTAAACCTAAAGAACATAAACGTCTGTTCTTAGTGCAGTTACAGGATAGGGCATTATTTGCTGTACCCAAGAACTATAAATTAGTGGCTGCTCCTCTATTTGAGTTATATGATAACGCTCAGGGATATGGGCCGATTATTTCTTCCCTTTCACAAAGTTTATGTAGGTTCAACtttgtttatatgtaa
- the LOC125061483 gene encoding uncharacterized protein LOC125061483 isoform X1, whose protein sequence is MYNTKYKIIMPILKSVKSIKQRRNINKSKLQLCYIAQYTVMFLVLLLIQMCNGLWRNGIIHYNIYNKDYDLHSQDEIMSTLSKLQEEICLKFFMTPSYNMTNEKILYISNPDKLKTCSSPEYDFSKDVVYLPIGYKCINQKDIARLVIDMIRASIQNSVSPVNSYDLVRRTNEFEESNRQSLMSTIDRNYINTHYYEECGESKTPKRRSGVTSKLTKENLNYYKGKVWPLGVVMYGIEEDLRGTVDHNVLSFSMASIELSTCVVFQEISHDDDLSPKNLVWFGKRGQDIPLFGFGEGNRTLKLSSIVNGVPGHKGHTINNLMRILGVHMTSNRYDRDNYVTINWNKVEMGKEHYLEKAPEESWLAHIPYDFDSVTHAPANYMCNACELGATTVQPIQDHLWQRTMSMGHKTVLTDADIETVNIIYSEECRGRFGKHDISI, encoded by the exons ATGTacaatactaaatataaaataataatgccaATTTTAAAGTCCGTTAAATCGATAAAGCAACGTcgaaatatcaataaaagtaaGTTACAATTGTGTTACATTGCTCAATATACCGTAATGTTTCTGGTGCTACTATTGATTCAAATGTGTAATGGACTATGGCGGAATGGTATTatccattataatatatataataaagattatg accTCCACTCGCAAGATGAAATTATGTCGACATTATCAAAATTACAAGAGGAAATCTGTTTGAAATTCTTCATGACACCATCTTATAACATGACAAATGAGAAGATATTGTATATAAGTAATCCAGATAAGCTTAAAACCTGCTCATCCCCAGAATACGACTTTTCTAAAGATGTTGTG TATTTGCCGATCggatataaatgtataaatcaaAAAGATATTGCCAGATTGGTTATTGACATGATACGGGCCAGTATTCAGAATTCTG TATCGCCAGTGAATAGCTACGATCTTGTCAGACGAACGAACGAATTTGag GAATCAAACAGACAGTCTCTTATGTCGACAATAGATCGCAATTATATAAACACACATTACTATGAAGAATGTGGTGAATCAAAAACGCCTAAAAGACGAAGCGGTGTTACATCCAAATTGACAAAAGAGaatctaaattattataagggCAAGGTATGGCCGCTGGGTGTCGTTATGTATGGAATAGAAGAGGATTTAC gtGGCACAGTTGATCACAACGTTCTATCATTCTCTATGGCTTCCATAGAGTTGTCAACGTGTGTCGTATTCCAAGAAATAAGCCACGATGATGATCTGTCACCTAAAAATCTTGTATGGTTCGGCAAACGTGGGCAAGATATTCCATTGTTTGGATTTGGAGAAGGAAATCGG ACACTAAAATTATCTTCTATTGTGAACGGAGTACCGGGTCACAAGGGGCATACTATTAACAATTTGATGAGGATTCTTGGTGTACATATGACCTCAAATCGTTATGATCGAGATAACTATGTTACGATTAATTGGAATAAAGTAGAAATGG GTAAAGAGCATTATCTTGAGAAAGCCCCCGAAGAGTCCTGGTTGGCACATATACCTTACGACTTTGATAGTGTTACACACGCACCAGCGAATTATATGTGTAATGCATGTGAATTAGGTGCTACGACTGTGCAGCCGATACAG GATCATCTGTGGCAACGTACAATGTCTATGGGTCATAAAACAGTACTAACGGATGCAGACATAGAAACagtcaatattatatatagcgAGGAATGTCGTGGCCGATTTGGAAAGCATGATATTTCTATATAG
- the LOC125061483 gene encoding protein SpAN-like isoform X2 — translation MSTLSKLQEEICLKFFMTPSYNMTNEKILYISNPDKLKTCSSPEYDFSKDVVYLPIGYKCINQKDIARLVIDMIRASIQNSVSPVNSYDLVRRTNEFEESNRQSLMSTIDRNYINTHYYEECGESKTPKRRSGVTSKLTKENLNYYKGKVWPLGVVMYGIEEDLRGTVDHNVLSFSMASIELSTCVVFQEISHDDDLSPKNLVWFGKRGQDIPLFGFGEGNRTLKLSSIVNGVPGHKGHTINNLMRILGVHMTSNRYDRDNYVTINWNKVEMGKEHYLEKAPEESWLAHIPYDFDSVTHAPANYMCNACELGATTVQPIQDHLWQRTMSMGHKTVLTDADIETVNIIYSEECRGRFGKHDISI, via the exons ATGTCGACATTATCAAAATTACAAGAGGAAATCTGTTTGAAATTCTTCATGACACCATCTTATAACATGACAAATGAGAAGATATTGTATATAAGTAATCCAGATAAGCTTAAAACCTGCTCATCCCCAGAATACGACTTTTCTAAAGATGTTGTG TATTTGCCGATCggatataaatgtataaatcaaAAAGATATTGCCAGATTGGTTATTGACATGATACGGGCCAGTATTCAGAATTCTG TATCGCCAGTGAATAGCTACGATCTTGTCAGACGAACGAACGAATTTGag GAATCAAACAGACAGTCTCTTATGTCGACAATAGATCGCAATTATATAAACACACATTACTATGAAGAATGTGGTGAATCAAAAACGCCTAAAAGACGAAGCGGTGTTACATCCAAATTGACAAAAGAGaatctaaattattataagggCAAGGTATGGCCGCTGGGTGTCGTTATGTATGGAATAGAAGAGGATTTAC gtGGCACAGTTGATCACAACGTTCTATCATTCTCTATGGCTTCCATAGAGTTGTCAACGTGTGTCGTATTCCAAGAAATAAGCCACGATGATGATCTGTCACCTAAAAATCTTGTATGGTTCGGCAAACGTGGGCAAGATATTCCATTGTTTGGATTTGGAGAAGGAAATCGG ACACTAAAATTATCTTCTATTGTGAACGGAGTACCGGGTCACAAGGGGCATACTATTAACAATTTGATGAGGATTCTTGGTGTACATATGACCTCAAATCGTTATGATCGAGATAACTATGTTACGATTAATTGGAATAAAGTAGAAATGG GTAAAGAGCATTATCTTGAGAAAGCCCCCGAAGAGTCCTGGTTGGCACATATACCTTACGACTTTGATAGTGTTACACACGCACCAGCGAATTATATGTGTAATGCATGTGAATTAGGTGCTACGACTGTGCAGCCGATACAG GATCATCTGTGGCAACGTACAATGTCTATGGGTCATAAAACAGTACTAACGGATGCAGACATAGAAACagtcaatattatatatagcgAGGAATGTCGTGGCCGATTTGGAAAGCATGATATTTCTATATAG
- the LOC125061595 gene encoding uncharacterized protein LOC125061595, giving the protein MSLKIKLKTPRAMPAEAVLTRSKLAQLKQNKTQKNVKLCPENESLRLKNGKRNITVDKVQCKEFQPDKVKRKIELKRVKLNPNHNQIVIADMTKCNKRKRNVPKRDFPQASFKASTPPRYIEKSVFELITLMDGTQEMCDDDLLEILTCPSPVWWEDPPPGYSEDPISVEYIVKKEKLNVEDDKKEKLNVEDDKKEKLNVEDDKKEKLNVEDDKKEKLKMEDDQKDLKNVMNNIKENLIEEPNTSVHKNIKNDVKYVNKSKNLEVLLGNIKNKKHKNLNVCDKIRINEFNINNNKLKENNEVSENAETMKTDVDNKSKNEIKPIINELKPSNLEDSVENIKEIENLSENTFTVSDRSSPLCIELNSDETDHEDPMNVSLDDGSLFFLENIEIPIVNEF; this is encoded by the exons ATGtctcttaaaataaaactaaaaacaccTAGAGCAATGCCAGCTGAAGCAGTTTTGACAAGAAGCAAATTGGCACaattgaaacaaaacaaaacccaAAAAAACGTAAAGTTGTGTCCTGAAAATGAATCATTGAGACTTAAAAACGGAAAACGAAATATAACAGTGGATAAAGTTCAATGTAAAGAATTTCAACCGGATAAAGTGAAGAGAAAAATTGAGCTTAAGAGGGTGAAGCTAAATCCAAATCATAATCAAATAGTCATAGCAGATATGACTAAATGTAATAAACGAAAACGGAATGTCCCTAAGAGAg ATTTCCCACAAGCAAGTTTCAAAGCGAGTACCCCACCCAGGTACATTGAAAAATCtgtatttgaattaataactCTCATGGATGGGACACAAGAAATGTGTGATGATGATTTGCTTGAAATACTGACTTGTCCCAGCCCAGTTTGGTGGGAAGATCCACCACCTGGATATTCTGAAG ATCCAATATCAGTAGAGTACATAGTcaagaaagaaaaactaaatgtgGAAGATGAcaagaaagaaaaactaaatgtagAAGATGataagaaagaaaaactaaatgtgGAAGATGAcaagaaagaaaaactaaatgtagAAGATGataagaaagaaaaactaaagatGGAAGATGACCagaaagatttaaaaaatgtcatgaacaatattaaggaaaatttaatCGAGGAACCCAATACAAGtgttcataaaaatatcaaaaacgatgtgaaatatgttaataaatctaaaaactTAGAAGTTTTGTtaggtaatattaaaaataaaaagcataaaaatttaaatgtctgtgacaaaataagaattaatgaatttaatataaataataataaattaaaagaaaataatgaagTTAGTGAAAATGCAGAGACAATGAAAACTGATGTTGATAACAAAtcaaaaaatgaaattaaacctATTATCAATGAATTAAAACCATCAAATTTGGAAGATAgtgtagaaaatattaaagaaatagaaaatttatctGAAAATACCTTTACAGTTAGTGATAGAAGTAGTCCTTTATGTATAGAACTTAATTCAGATGAAACAGACCATGAAGACCCAATGAATGTCTCGCTTGATGATGGTTCATTGTTCTTCTTGGAAAATATAGAAATTCCCATTGTAAAtgagttttaa